A stretch of the Arthrobacter stackebrandtii genome encodes the following:
- a CDS encoding GAP family protein, producing MNDVIGSIIPLSMGVALSPFPIIMIVLLLGSARPRANGLAFLGGWVAGLAAIVALLTFALDAVDDSGAEPGPVAGILRIALGAFLLAMAVRKFAKRFGKSDAGPLPGWMASASSYSPGRSAVMGLALSGANPKNLAITAAAGVAIGAAELNLGAELWAMAAYIVLASLTVLLPVASYLIAPTKMGVPLKAVMEWLQVNHSIMAGLLLVVFGFLLVGNGIGSC from the coding sequence ATGAACGACGTCATCGGGAGCATCATCCCGCTCAGCATGGGCGTGGCGCTGAGCCCGTTCCCCATCATCATGATTGTGCTGCTCCTGGGCTCGGCCCGCCCCCGCGCCAACGGCCTGGCCTTCCTGGGAGGTTGGGTCGCCGGGCTCGCTGCGATCGTCGCGCTCCTCACCTTCGCCCTTGACGCCGTGGACGACTCCGGCGCCGAACCCGGGCCCGTCGCCGGCATTCTGCGCATTGCTCTCGGAGCGTTCCTGCTGGCCATGGCGGTGCGCAAGTTCGCCAAGCGTTTTGGGAAGTCCGACGCCGGGCCCCTCCCCGGGTGGATGGCCTCGGCCAGCAGCTACTCACCCGGGCGAAGCGCGGTCATGGGGCTGGCACTTTCGGGCGCGAATCCCAAGAACCTTGCCATCACCGCAGCAGCCGGAGTGGCCATCGGTGCCGCCGAATTGAATCTTGGCGCCGAGCTGTGGGCCATGGCCGCCTACATCGTGCTTGCCTCTCTGACGGTGCTGCTCCCTGTTGCCAGTTACCTGATCGCGCCGACAAAGATGGGCGTGCCGCTGAAGGCAGTCATGGAATGGCTGCAGGTAAACCACTCGATCATGGCGGGCCTGCTCCTGGTGGTGTTTGGCTTCCTCCTGGTCGGCAACGGGATCGGCAGCTGCTAG
- a CDS encoding Fur family transcriptional regulator, with translation MARDAQQELLASRLKQAGLKVTAPRIAVLAALAGPGHHAAEAVYSAAATKLPKTSLQAVYGVLAALVDAGLARKIEPAGSPALYEARVGDNHHHRICLNCHAVEDVDCVIGESPCLTPSNMDGFTVQVAEVTFWGLCANCQAAQAAAATA, from the coding sequence ATGGCAAGGGATGCGCAGCAGGAACTTTTGGCGAGCCGGCTCAAGCAGGCCGGGCTGAAAGTGACGGCACCGCGCATTGCGGTCCTTGCCGCACTTGCCGGTCCCGGGCACCACGCGGCGGAAGCCGTTTACTCGGCCGCCGCCACGAAACTGCCAAAGACTTCCCTGCAGGCTGTCTATGGCGTGCTGGCAGCCCTGGTTGACGCCGGCCTGGCCCGCAAGATCGAGCCGGCAGGATCCCCGGCACTGTACGAAGCCAGGGTGGGGGACAACCACCACCACCGCATCTGCCTCAACTGCCACGCGGTGGAAGACGTGGACTGCGTCATCGGCGAAAGCCCATGCCTGACGCCGTCCAACATGGACGGATTCACCGTCCAGGTCGCCGAGGTCACCTTCTGGGGCCTTTGCGCCAACTGCCAGGCCGCCCAGGCCGCAGCAGCCACCGCCTAG
- a CDS encoding Pr6Pr family membrane protein, which translates to MIRSIPRHTLAQFWHAGTVLVVALSVGTQFLLVIGNVNIGFGPSNAPLGQRIIEFFSYFTVQSNVLVGIAAATLVIRPDRDGAFWRVLRIGSMFGITVTLAIYHVILAPLAAFTGVAALSNIGLHYVAPILAILGWLLFGPRPRVTWQALLLAAVWPAAYIVLTVVQGAVTGFYPYPFVNISKLGFATVAVNGAGIVFLLLAVGSLYLFLDKVLARKTGSKHAEATLAR; encoded by the coding sequence ATGATCCGCAGCATCCCAAGGCACACCCTCGCCCAATTCTGGCATGCCGGCACCGTGCTGGTCGTCGCGCTGTCGGTGGGCACCCAGTTTCTCCTGGTCATCGGGAACGTCAACATTGGCTTTGGCCCCTCCAATGCGCCGCTCGGGCAGCGCATCATCGAGTTCTTCAGCTACTTCACGGTGCAATCAAACGTGCTTGTCGGCATTGCCGCGGCAACACTTGTCATCCGGCCTGACCGCGACGGCGCATTTTGGCGTGTGCTGCGCATTGGATCGATGTTTGGCATCACCGTCACCTTGGCCATCTACCACGTGATCCTCGCGCCACTGGCGGCCTTCACCGGAGTGGCAGCGCTGTCCAACATCGGGCTGCATTACGTGGCTCCCATCCTGGCCATCCTGGGCTGGCTCCTGTTCGGGCCGCGCCCGCGGGTCACGTGGCAGGCGCTCCTGCTCGCCGCCGTGTGGCCGGCCGCGTACATAGTGCTCACCGTGGTCCAGGGCGCGGTCACCGGCTTCTACCCGTATCCCTTTGTGAACATCTCAAAGTTGGGGTTCGCCACAGTGGCGGTCAATGGCGCCGGCATAGTCTTTCTGCTCCTTGCCGTGGGTTCCCTCTATCTCTTTCTGGACAAGGTCCTTGCCCGGAAGACTGGCAGCAAACATGCCGAGGCCACGTTGGCCCGCTGA
- a CDS encoding heavy metal translocating P-type ATPase produces MTGRTKARIAAATGIMLIAALAFHLFGLPEIRAGLLVVSAVTAGVPTAIRAFQALRHRAFSIDLLVSIAVVGALIIGEYVEAAVVSFLFVFGAWLEARTLEKTRRSLRELVDMAPQEAQVMRDGVAVTVGVDDVIEGDHVVIQSGGQIPVDGTITSGRALVNEATITGEPVPASKKVGDRVYGGTIVDNGFISMTAEQVGDDTTFAQIIELVEEAQESKTRAQRFLDRFAQIYTPSIVVLAVIVLIFSRNIEFALTFLVIACPGALVISTPVSMVAGLGNGARHGVLVKGGDALERFSKIDAMVFDKTGTLTVGRPEVTEVFPLGTHDAGTVLLLAARLELASEHPLGRTIVDEARERGLEVLTPPTDVEVIKGGGIRGQIDGHTVAVGSRRVLGEMGVELPAAAEAHAVERERLGNTAVFSVVDGQLAGVISIADKIRPEARDAIAAMRRRGIKKFYMLTGDNRHTAALVAAELGLDEFRAELLPADKVRIVQELKDAGHRVAMVGDGINDAPAIATADVGLAMGAGTDVSIQTADVILMGNRFDQLVHAYSLAKATVRNMVQNTWIALGTVVLLLAGVLAQKVFMATGMLVHEISVLVVIINAVRLVRYRDKRAPAPTADAGATPEAGPTADAVAVPGREAALDSRP; encoded by the coding sequence ATGACTGGCAGGACCAAAGCCCGGATCGCCGCCGCGACCGGCATCATGCTGATCGCCGCACTGGCGTTCCATCTCTTCGGCCTGCCGGAAATCCGTGCCGGACTCTTGGTCGTCTCGGCCGTCACCGCCGGCGTCCCCACCGCCATCCGCGCATTCCAGGCGCTGCGCCACAGGGCGTTCAGCATCGACCTGCTGGTGAGCATCGCCGTCGTCGGCGCGCTGATCATTGGCGAATACGTCGAGGCCGCAGTGGTCTCCTTCCTGTTCGTCTTCGGCGCCTGGCTTGAGGCCCGCACCCTGGAGAAGACGCGCCGCTCGCTGCGGGAGCTCGTGGACATGGCGCCGCAGGAGGCGCAGGTGATGCGCGACGGCGTGGCCGTCACCGTCGGCGTGGACGACGTCATCGAGGGCGACCACGTGGTGATCCAGTCCGGCGGCCAGATCCCGGTGGACGGCACCATCACCTCCGGCAGGGCCCTGGTCAACGAGGCCACCATTACCGGCGAGCCCGTCCCCGCCTCAAAGAAGGTGGGCGACAGGGTCTACGGCGGCACCATCGTGGACAACGGCTTCATCTCCATGACCGCCGAGCAGGTGGGCGATGACACCACCTTCGCGCAAATCATCGAGCTCGTCGAGGAGGCCCAGGAATCCAAGACGAGGGCCCAGCGTTTCCTTGACCGCTTCGCGCAGATCTACACGCCGTCCATCGTGGTCCTGGCCGTGATTGTGCTGATCTTCAGCCGAAACATTGAGTTCGCGCTGACGTTCCTTGTCATCGCCTGCCCCGGCGCACTCGTCATCTCCACCCCGGTCTCCATGGTTGCTGGCCTGGGCAACGGCGCCCGCCACGGCGTCCTGGTCAAGGGCGGCGACGCCCTGGAACGCTTCTCCAAGATCGACGCCATGGTCTTCGACAAGACGGGCACGCTCACAGTGGGCCGCCCCGAGGTCACCGAGGTTTTCCCGCTTGGAACGCACGACGCCGGGACCGTCCTGTTGCTTGCGGCCCGCCTTGAGCTTGCTTCCGAACACCCGCTCGGACGCACCATTGTGGATGAGGCCCGCGAGCGCGGCCTTGAAGTCCTCACCCCGCCCACCGATGTCGAAGTCATCAAGGGCGGCGGCATCCGCGGCCAGATTGACGGCCACACCGTGGCCGTTGGCTCACGCCGGGTCCTGGGCGAGATGGGCGTGGAGCTGCCGGCCGCGGCCGAGGCACATGCCGTGGAACGTGAACGGCTCGGCAACACCGCGGTGTTCTCCGTGGTGGACGGCCAGCTGGCTGGCGTCATCTCGATCGCAGACAAGATCCGTCCGGAGGCCAGGGACGCCATTGCCGCCATGCGCCGCCGCGGCATCAAGAAGTTCTACATGCTCACGGGCGACAACCGCCACACCGCGGCCCTGGTCGCTGCCGAGCTCGGCCTGGACGAGTTCCGTGCGGAACTGCTGCCGGCCGACAAGGTCCGCATTGTCCAGGAACTCAAGGATGCCGGGCACCGCGTGGCCATGGTGGGCGACGGCATCAACGACGCCCCCGCGATCGCCACGGCGGATGTTGGCCTGGCCATGGGCGCCGGCACGGACGTGTCCATCCAGACGGCGGACGTGATCCTGATGGGCAACCGCTTTGACCAGCTGGTGCATGCGTACTCGCTGGCCAAGGCCACTGTGCGGAACATGGTGCAAAACACGTGGATCGCTCTGGGAACGGTTGTGCTGCTTCTGGCCGGAGTACTGGCGCAGAAGGTGTTCATGGCAACCGGCATGTTGGTGCATGAGATCAGTGTCCTGGTGGTCATCATCAACGCCGTCCGCCTGGTCCGCTACCGCGACAAGCGGGCGCCAGCCCCCACGGCGGATGCGGGTGCCACCCCGGAGGCTGGGCCCACGGCGGATGCGGTTGCGGTGCCCGGGCGCGAAGCCGCCCTTGACAGCCGGCCCTAG
- a CDS encoding Crp/Fnr family transcriptional regulator — MAHKSAVHGHAPLEVLVGRVPIFAGLAPEELQEIAGRVRLRRHVRNEQLYGAGENNPFLMIIHSGQVKIFRITESGHEQLIRVLGEGDFLGDMSFISGAPKDHFATTLETAEICALHHDDLRDYLLRYPSVTYKMLETLSSRLESTERQLSALAGEDADHRLAAYLLELADEHPTAKFPLPIAKKDVASFLGLTPETLSRKLTQFEDAGMIRQHPRRTIELVDVPALHRL; from the coding sequence ATGGCACACAAATCTGCAGTCCATGGGCACGCTCCACTGGAGGTTCTGGTGGGGCGCGTCCCCATTTTTGCCGGGCTCGCGCCGGAGGAACTCCAGGAAATTGCCGGGCGGGTGCGGCTGCGGCGCCATGTTCGAAACGAGCAGCTGTATGGGGCGGGCGAGAACAACCCGTTCCTGATGATCATCCACAGCGGGCAGGTGAAGATTTTCCGGATCACCGAGTCCGGGCATGAGCAGTTGATCCGGGTGCTGGGCGAGGGCGACTTCCTTGGCGACATGAGCTTCATAAGCGGCGCACCCAAGGACCACTTTGCCACCACGCTTGAGACGGCTGAGATCTGCGCGCTGCACCACGACGACCTCCGCGACTACCTCCTGCGCTACCCCAGCGTCACATACAAGATGCTGGAGACCCTGAGCAGCCGGCTGGAAAGCACCGAACGGCAGCTGAGCGCCTTGGCCGGGGAGGATGCCGACCACCGGCTGGCCGCCTACCTGCTGGAGCTGGCGGACGAACACCCCACGGCGAAATTCCCGCTGCCCATCGCCAAGAAGGATGTCGCATCCTTTCTGGGGCTCACGCCGGAGACGCTCAGCCGAAAGTTGACCCAGTTCGAGGACGCCGGGATGATCCGCCAGCACCCGCGCCGCACCATTGAGCTGGTGGATGTGCCCGCGCTGCATCGGCTATAG
- a CDS encoding SDR family oxidoreductase encodes MTKLQGAHVVITGGSQGIGAAFAKEAHDAGARVSLIARTSAGLERAAAAAGAGVLWEAADVTDPVSLAAAMDALTARSGPCDILVCCAGTALPGLFLEVPAAEFETQWLLNVGGGVAAVRHVLPGMVSRGQGHVVLLSSTAGIIGVPGYTGYGASKYAIRGFADTLRYEVEPAGVHVSTMFPPDTDTPGFAAENLRKPPETAAISGAVKPVSAQKVAAGMARGIERNARNITVDGTTRALLLMGGLAEPLLRWSFTRTSANARRQSPRS; translated from the coding sequence ATGACAAAGCTGCAGGGAGCGCACGTGGTTATCACCGGCGGCTCGCAGGGGATTGGTGCGGCCTTCGCCAAGGAAGCGCACGACGCCGGAGCCCGGGTTTCGCTCATTGCGCGCACCTCTGCGGGGCTTGAGCGGGCTGCGGCTGCCGCCGGGGCCGGTGTCCTGTGGGAGGCTGCCGACGTCACCGACCCTGTTTCCCTCGCCGCGGCCATGGATGCCCTGACCGCCAGGTCCGGCCCCTGCGACATCCTTGTCTGCTGCGCGGGGACGGCCTTGCCTGGACTCTTTTTGGAGGTTCCGGCTGCGGAGTTTGAGACCCAGTGGCTGCTGAATGTTGGCGGCGGTGTTGCTGCCGTGCGGCACGTGCTGCCGGGGATGGTTTCGCGAGGCCAGGGGCATGTGGTGCTGCTCAGTTCCACGGCGGGGATCATTGGCGTGCCCGGCTACACGGGCTATGGCGCCAGCAAGTACGCCATCCGCGGCTTTGCCGACACGCTGCGCTATGAGGTGGAGCCGGCCGGGGTGCACGTCAGCACCATGTTTCCGCCGGACACCGACACCCCAGGCTTTGCCGCTGAGAACCTGCGCAAGCCGCCGGAAACTGCGGCCATTTCAGGGGCCGTCAAACCCGTCTCCGCGCAAAAAGTGGCTGCGGGAATGGCCCGCGGGATTGAGCGCAATGCCCGCAACATCACGGTGGACGGCACCACCCGTGCGCTCTTGTTGATGGGCGGATTGGCTGAACCGTTGCTGCGTTGGTCCTTCACCCGGACTTCGGCGAATGCTCGCCGGCAGTCACCCCGCAGCTAG
- a CDS encoding EVE domain-containing protein, with product MGAWLGVVSAEHVRRAVGLGIGQIGHGKRVGLARMHAGDTLIYYSPVDRMGDKVPLQQFTAIGTIADDEIWQADEGDFKPFRRRVNYLPATPVGLADVRGRLLLTAGPNWGYRLRLGHIPLDAQDVAVLREAMTG from the coding sequence ATGGGTGCCTGGTTGGGAGTGGTGTCCGCTGAGCACGTGCGGCGGGCGGTTGGCCTCGGGATTGGGCAGATCGGCCACGGCAAGCGCGTGGGCCTGGCTCGCATGCACGCCGGCGACACCTTGATCTACTACTCGCCCGTTGATCGGATGGGGGACAAGGTTCCGCTGCAGCAGTTCACGGCCATTGGGACCATTGCCGACGATGAGATTTGGCAGGCCGACGAGGGCGATTTCAAGCCCTTCCGCCGCCGCGTCAACTACCTTCCTGCAACACCGGTTGGCCTGGCAGATGTCCGCGGCCGGCTCCTCCTCACTGCCGGGCCCAACTGGGGCTACCGGCTCCGGCTCGGCCACATCCCCCTGGACGCGCAGGATGTGGCGGTCCTGCGGGAAGCCATGACCGGATGA
- a CDS encoding glyoxalase superfamily protein: MDWKLELIFVPVSDVDRAKDFYVNKVGFNADYDERPGGGIRFVQLTPPGSACSICIGEGINDAPPGTAPSLQIVVADIQAAHKQLADNGVEVSDVDVQAWGNFVYFADPDGNKWALQSMASRPNG; this comes from the coding sequence ATGGACTGGAAACTGGAACTCATATTCGTGCCCGTCTCCGACGTGGACCGGGCCAAGGACTTCTATGTGAACAAGGTTGGCTTCAACGCCGATTACGACGAGCGACCCGGCGGCGGCATCCGCTTCGTGCAGCTGACGCCGCCGGGATCCGCCTGCTCCATCTGCATTGGCGAGGGAATCAACGACGCCCCTCCCGGCACCGCGCCGAGCCTGCAGATAGTGGTGGCCGACATCCAGGCCGCCCACAAGCAGCTCGCGGACAACGGTGTGGAGGTCAGCGATGTTGACGTCCAGGCGTGGGGCAACTTTGTGTACTTCGCCGATCCGGACGGCAACAAGTGGGCCCTGCAATCCATGGCCAGCCGGCCCAACGGCTGA
- a CDS encoding DEAD/DEAH box helicase codes for MDLSLIPHVDYTELRVLVGAQAMHRGLEYERQERVRRVRWDEGEMRLDAAVDGSRGSAYATYVYFREDNSGIHIESTDCSCPVGWDCKHVAALVLYTNRLLEDGPGKKTIPFGQAAPAKAVAPAKPEAPGTAVWERQLGILLNPGAEPAPPQWGAAAAAPTGRTPMALQFELVEEVEKDYWGREKEHVPAIVRLGVRPVTLGTSGKWTVGNLSWNNLYRLDYDLSLNPAHREWIRVFHSLHQASHSARNNGKWIFLDGFNSPLLWHHLDQAEGIGLDFVTSRKNSSMSREGAVHVGTDIVSMPDGGIRLVVLATAQGGSALDHARIGTLGSPPHGLYWWDAGDKKDAPLNQRALHIAPLDGAMGESLAMLVASRIAVDIPAPDRDRFVESYYPKLRSTMDVRPGSDVAGLPEILDPVLVLAVTHREAGPAAKAGRGKTGGYKTKSGSAPSLELHWHWEYTVGETVTPHPLTAGSGNRDAVFEGRLLLSVAAALTDFPEATRDPFPHAPTLHPGSNEPVHLKTVAAARFSTGALPILAGLEHVRVDAAGTAPDYTELTGTPQIGISTHGTDDGDWFDLGVSVSLDGTDIPFGELFLALATDEEHLMLPNGHWFALDQPEFQQLRRLIEEARSLQEPGESLTISRYQAGLWEELKELSTSVEEAAAWEKSVSGLLELQEVAAVPVPQTLHAELRPYQQEGFNWLAFLYTNGLGGVLADDMGLGKTLQTLALIAHSRETDNAGTGENLKPFLVVAPTSVVSNWEAEARRFAPSLKTTAVTDTLRRSGGDAASLAEGADVVITSYALFRLDNEAYASQEWAGLILDEAQFVKNHLTKASQMARAFPATFKLAITGTPMENNLMELWSLFAVAAPGLFPSPTNFADYYRKPVEKDGDGERLKQLRRRIRPLIMRRTKDAVAKELPPKQEQVLELELAPRHRTIYQRHLQHERQKVMGLLGDMDKNRFAIFKSLTTLRMLSLDASLVDVKYASTPSSKLDVLFEQLEDVVAEGHRALIFSQFTSFLGKARERLDAAGIEYAYLDGKTTKRGAVIDKFKNGQAPVFLISLKSGGFGLNLTEADYCFLLDPWWNPATENQAVDRTHRIGQTKNVMVYRLVAKDTIEEKVMALKEKKAKLFTSVMDDDAMFSAAITADDVRGLFDA; via the coding sequence ATGGATCTTTCCCTCATCCCCCATGTCGATTACACGGAGCTGCGTGTTCTGGTTGGTGCCCAGGCCATGCACCGCGGCCTGGAGTATGAACGCCAGGAACGGGTCAGGCGGGTCCGCTGGGACGAAGGGGAAATGCGCCTTGATGCTGCGGTGGACGGCAGCCGGGGTAGTGCCTATGCAACATATGTGTATTTCCGCGAGGACAACAGCGGCATCCACATTGAATCCACCGACTGCAGCTGCCCTGTCGGATGGGACTGCAAGCATGTCGCCGCCCTGGTTCTGTACACCAACCGCCTGTTGGAAGACGGGCCCGGAAAGAAGACGATCCCCTTCGGCCAGGCCGCCCCTGCGAAAGCCGTTGCGCCCGCCAAGCCGGAGGCTCCCGGAACTGCCGTGTGGGAAAGGCAGCTGGGAATCCTCCTGAACCCCGGCGCCGAACCCGCCCCGCCCCAGTGGGGCGCAGCTGCTGCGGCACCGACGGGCCGCACGCCCATGGCGCTGCAGTTTGAACTCGTTGAAGAGGTGGAAAAGGACTACTGGGGCAGGGAGAAGGAGCACGTGCCGGCCATTGTGCGGCTGGGTGTCCGTCCGGTCACGCTGGGCACGTCGGGCAAGTGGACAGTTGGCAACCTCTCGTGGAACAACTTGTACCGCCTTGACTACGACCTCAGCCTGAACCCCGCCCACCGGGAATGGATCCGGGTTTTCCATTCGCTGCACCAGGCCTCCCACTCCGCCCGCAACAACGGCAAATGGATTTTCCTTGACGGGTTTAATTCCCCGCTGCTCTGGCACCACCTGGACCAGGCGGAGGGCATCGGACTGGATTTTGTGACCTCACGCAAGAACTCCAGCATGAGCCGCGAGGGTGCGGTCCATGTTGGTACGGACATCGTTTCCATGCCCGACGGCGGCATCCGCCTGGTTGTGCTGGCCACGGCACAGGGCGGCTCCGCACTGGACCACGCCCGCATTGGCACCTTGGGGTCACCGCCCCACGGCCTGTACTGGTGGGATGCCGGTGACAAGAAGGATGCGCCACTGAACCAGCGGGCATTGCACATCGCCCCGCTTGACGGCGCCATGGGGGAATCCCTGGCAATGCTGGTCGCGTCCCGGATCGCCGTGGACATTCCGGCTCCCGACAGGGACCGTTTCGTGGAAAGCTACTACCCCAAGCTGCGCAGTACCATGGACGTCCGCCCCGGCAGCGACGTCGCGGGGCTGCCGGAGATCCTGGACCCGGTGCTCGTGCTGGCAGTGACCCACAGGGAGGCAGGGCCGGCAGCCAAGGCGGGCCGCGGGAAGACCGGCGGCTACAAGACAAAGTCCGGCAGTGCGCCGTCGTTGGAGCTGCACTGGCACTGGGAATACACGGTGGGGGAGACGGTCACGCCCCACCCGCTCACCGCAGGGTCCGGCAACCGCGATGCAGTGTTCGAGGGCAGGCTGCTGTTGTCCGTGGCAGCGGCGCTCACCGACTTCCCCGAAGCCACCCGGGACCCGTTCCCGCATGCACCCACGCTTCACCCCGGCAGCAACGAGCCCGTCCACCTAAAGACTGTGGCCGCCGCCCGCTTCAGCACCGGCGCGCTGCCCATCCTTGCCGGACTGGAACATGTGCGCGTGGATGCCGCCGGAACGGCCCCGGACTACACGGAACTGACCGGCACACCGCAGATCGGCATCAGCACCCACGGGACGGACGACGGCGACTGGTTCGACCTGGGCGTCTCCGTTTCCCTGGACGGAACCGACATCCCGTTCGGGGAGCTGTTCCTGGCACTGGCCACGGACGAAGAGCACCTGATGCTGCCCAACGGCCACTGGTTTGCCCTGGACCAGCCCGAATTCCAGCAGCTGCGGCGCCTGATCGAGGAGGCGCGAAGCCTGCAGGAACCGGGGGAGTCGCTGACCATCAGCCGCTACCAGGCCGGGCTGTGGGAGGAACTGAAGGAGCTCTCCACCAGCGTCGAGGAAGCCGCCGCCTGGGAGAAATCGGTCAGCGGGCTCCTGGAACTGCAGGAAGTGGCCGCCGTTCCCGTGCCGCAGACGCTTCATGCAGAGCTGCGCCCCTACCAGCAGGAGGGCTTCAACTGGCTGGCCTTCCTCTACACCAACGGGCTCGGCGGGGTGCTGGCTGACGACATGGGCCTGGGCAAGACGCTGCAAACCCTCGCCTTGATCGCCCATTCTCGGGAAACGGACAATGCTGGCACAGGCGAGAACCTCAAACCCTTCCTCGTCGTGGCGCCCACCTCGGTGGTCTCCAACTGGGAAGCCGAGGCCCGACGCTTTGCCCCCAGCCTGAAAACCACCGCCGTCACCGACACCCTGCGCCGCAGCGGCGGTGACGCCGCCTCCCTGGCGGAAGGGGCCGACGTCGTGATCACCTCCTATGCACTCTTCCGCCTGGACAACGAGGCCTACGCGAGCCAGGAATGGGCCGGGCTGATCCTGGACGAGGCCCAGTTCGTGAAGAACCACCTCACCAAGGCCAGCCAGATGGCGCGCGCGTTTCCGGCGACGTTCAAGCTGGCCATCACGGGCACGCCCATGGAAAACAACCTGATGGAGCTGTGGTCGCTGTTTGCGGTGGCAGCGCCGGGGCTGTTTCCCTCGCCCACCAACTTTGCCGATTACTACCGCAAGCCGGTGGAGAAGGACGGCGACGGCGAGCGGCTCAAGCAGCTGCGCCGTCGGATCCGGCCGTTGATCATGCGGCGCACCAAGGATGCTGTGGCGAAGGAGCTGCCGCCCAAGCAGGAACAGGTCCTGGAGCTGGAACTGGCGCCGCGGCACCGCACCATCTACCAGCGTCACCTGCAGCACGAGCGGCAAAAGGTGATGGGGCTTCTGGGCGACATGGACAAGAACCGCTTCGCCATCTTCAAGTCGCTCACCACGCTGCGGATGCTCAGCCTGGACGCGTCGCTGGTGGACGTGAAGTACGCGAGCACGCCGTCCAGCAAGCTCGATGTGCTGTTTGAGCAGCTCGAGGATGTGGTGGCGGAGGGGCACCGGGCACTGATTTTCAGCCAGTTCACCTCGTTCCTGGGCAAGGCGCGCGAGCGGCTGGACGCGGCCGGGATCGAGTACGCCTACCTCGACGGCAAGACGACCAAGCGCGGGGCGGTCATTGACAAGTTCAAGAACGGGCAGGCACCCGTGTTCCTGATCAGCCTGAAATCCGGCGGCTTCGGCCTGAACCTTACCGAGGCCGACTATTGCTTCCTGCTGGACCCCTGGTGGAACCCGGCCACCGAGAACCAGGCCGTGGACCGCACCCACCGGATCGGCCAGACGAAGAACGTCATGGTGTACCGGCTGGTTGCCAAGGACACCATCGAGGAGAAGGTCATGGCGCTGAAGGAAAAGAAGGCGAAGCTGTTCACCTCCGTCATGGACGACGACGCGATGTTCTCAGCCGCCATCACCGCTGACGACGTCCGCGGCCTGTTCGACGCCTGA
- a CDS encoding heavy-metal-associated domain-containing protein, with amino-acid sequence MRTAKFETEPFTCPSCITKIEGVVGKMDGVAETKVLFNSGKVKVTFDDGLVTAEAIAKAITGLGYPVLRHKVAA; translated from the coding sequence ATGCGCACAGCAAAATTTGAGACCGAACCGTTCACCTGCCCGTCGTGCATCACCAAGATCGAGGGCGTCGTGGGCAAGATGGACGGCGTTGCGGAAACCAAGGTCTTGTTCAACTCCGGCAAGGTCAAGGTGACGTTCGACGACGGACTGGTCACCGCCGAGGCGATCGCCAAGGCCATCACCGGCCTGGGCTACCCGGTGCTGCGGCACAAGGTTGCGGCATAG
- a CDS encoding CueP family metal-binding protein, which produces MNTTFSRRSLFAAAGATILFAAGCSAKTPGSGSSAPAGSANPDLIAELGFAGMDAKEIITELDALPLEQRPAGIMASIRPDELVLMDAAKREAAVPMPADEFYVSVAPYVAQTHECHFHSLTTCVGEQRNKEMSVTVKDNATGKAVLEEKRSTFDNGFMGLWLPRGIDATLTIGFDGKSATQALSTKAGDDATCVTTAQLT; this is translated from the coding sequence ATGAACACCACATTTTCCCGCCGTTCCCTCTTCGCCGCAGCCGGCGCCACCATCCTGTTCGCCGCGGGCTGCTCCGCGAAAACTCCCGGCAGCGGCAGCTCCGCCCCGGCGGGCTCCGCAAACCCGGATCTCATCGCGGAGCTCGGCTTCGCGGGCATGGACGCCAAGGAGATCATCACCGAACTGGACGCGCTGCCGCTGGAGCAGCGGCCGGCCGGGATCATGGCCTCCATCCGCCCCGACGAGCTGGTCCTGATGGACGCCGCCAAGCGGGAGGCCGCCGTGCCCATGCCCGCCGACGAGTTCTACGTGTCCGTGGCACCGTACGTTGCCCAGACGCACGAGTGCCATTTTCACAGCCTGACCACCTGCGTCGGCGAACAGCGGAACAAGGAAATGTCCGTCACCGTCAAGGACAATGCAACGGGGAAAGCCGTCCTGGAGGAAAAGCGGAGCACGTTCGACAACGGCTTCATGGGGCTGTGGCTGCCGCGCGGCATCGACGCCACTTTGACCATTGGGTTTGACGGCAAGAGCGCCACCCAGGCGCTCTCGACCAAGGCCGGCGACGACGCAACCTGCGTAACCACGGCCCAATTGACGTAG